The Papaver somniferum cultivar HN1 chromosome 3, ASM357369v1, whole genome shotgun sequence genome includes a region encoding these proteins:
- the LOC113356025 gene encoding ras-related protein RABA2a produces the protein MARRPDEEYDYLFKIVLIGDSGVGKSNLLSRFTRNEFCLESKSTIGVEFATRTLQVEGKTIKAQIWDTAGQERYRAITSAYYRGALGALLVYDVTKPTTFENVTRWLKELRDHADSNIVIMLIGNKTDLKHLRAVATEDAQSFAEKEGLSFIKTSALEAINVEKAFQTILGEIYRIISKKSLASEESAPSSIKEGQTIDVSGSDSNSKKSCCSTS, from the exons ATGGCGAGAAGACCGGATGAAGAGTATGATTATCTATTCAAGATCGTTTTAATTGGTGATTCAGGTGTTGGTAAATCCAATCTTCTCTCCCGTTTCACTCGTAATGAGTTTTGTTTAGAATCTAAATCTACCATTGGAGTCGAATTCGCTACTCGTACTCTTCAG GTTGAAGGCAAGACAATCAAAGCACAAATATGGGACACAGCAGGCCAAGAGCGATACAGAGCAATTACCAGTGCCTATTACAGAGGTGCACTAGGTGCTCTTCTAGTCTATGATGTCACAAAGCCAACAACATTTGAGAACGTAACTCGATGGCTCAAGGAACTGCGTGATCATGCTGACTCCAACATTGTGATAATGCTCATTGGAAACAAAACTGATCTGAAGCACCTCCGTGCAGTTGCAACAGAAGATGCTCAGAGTTTTGCTGAGAAGGAAGGGCTTTCATTCATCAAGACCTCTGCCCTTGAAGCAATAAATGTTGAGAAGGCTTTCCAAACAATCCTTGGAGAGATATATCGGATAATTAGTAAGAAATCCCTTGCGTCAGAGGAGTCTGCACCGTCTAGCATTAAGGAAGGCCAAACAATTGATGTCTCAGGATCAGATAGCAACTCAAAGAAATCATGCTGTTCTACTTCTTAA
- the LOC113356027 gene encoding ras-related protein RABD1-like isoform X3, producing MSNEYDYLFKLLLIGDSSVGKSCLLLRFSDDSFVESHISTIGVDFKISTLELEGKTVKLQIWDTAGQERFRTITSSYYRGAHGIIIVYDVTEKESFDNVKQWLSEIDRYANDTVCKLLVGNKCDLVEEKVVETETAKAFAEKLGISFLETSAKDSINVEQIFSTMAAEIKKRIGNQQPTGPTSNKKVAKAVQMKGQPIQPRSNCCG from the exons ATGAGCAACGAATA TGATTACTTGTTCAAGCTTTTGTTAATCGGAGATTCTTCTGTTGGAAAATCATGTCTACTTCTCAGATTTTCT GATGattcttttgttgagagtcatatcagTACAATCGGAGTCGATTTT AAAATCTCTACATTAGAGCTTGAGGGAAAGACTGTCAAGTTACAGATC TGGGATACAGCAGGACAAGAGAGATTCAGGACTATAACCAGCAGTTATTATCGAGGGGCTCATGGAATCATT ATCGTATATGATGTCACTGAGAAGGAGAGCTTTGACAATGTAAAGCAGTGGTTAAGTGAGATTGATCGATATGCAAACGATACTGTGTGCAAACTTTTGGTTGGAAACAAATGCGATTTGGTAGAAGAAAAAGTGGTGGAAACGGAAACTGCAAAG GCATTCGCAGAGAAGCTTGGCATCTCTTTTCTTGAAACTAGTGCCAAGGATTCTATTAATGTGGAACAGATTTTCTCAACTATGGCTGCTGAAATTAAAAAAAG AATTGGAAACCAGCAGCCAACCGGCCCAACCTCTAACAAGAAAGTGGCAAAAGCTGTGCAGATGAAGGGGCAGCCTATTCAGCCCAGAAGCAATTGCTGTGGTTAG
- the LOC113361209 gene encoding uncharacterized protein LOC113361209: MANLTHKPDISSFISRVFHPTTRSSLSPFNPITYKFSLESLGSKKVLLIKRFQGLAQKWDIQVQETFKGAQSSTNQLLVHIVRGGENLTSISRRYNVSVQAIAAVNSNIVDIDLVFEGQRLNIPRSRFLDAQMGARLKSWSYLNDVHKRYQTSFNTLVGHANHKVLPVLSPHQLLLAKTTGYILLLVPVVAVCIRYVIHVFHANFTNWKRQGLNQPKGHNFGSRSIRWKTALRDIREPEGPEASDSEVNQEYESPQEEDQSEVLPFEGTSHDYTHLEPAYQKFLLECGISESGYWRGGSSK, translated from the exons ATGGCAAATCTAACTCATAAACCAGACAtttcttctttcatttctagggtttttcatCCAACAACTCGCAGCTCACTCAGTCCTTTCAACCCAATAACATATAAGTTCTCTTTGGAATCACTTGGAAGCAAGAAGGTTTTGTTAATCAAGCGTTTTCAAGGATTAGCTCAG AAATGGGATATTCAAGTTCAAGAAACATTCAAGGGCGCTCAATCTTCAACCAACCAGTTATTGGTTCATATTGTCAGAGG GGGTGAAAACTTGACCTCGATATCGAGGCGTTATAATGTATCGGTACAAGCAATTGCTGCTGTTAACTCCAACATTGTGGATATTGATCTAGTTTTCGAAGGGCAACGACTTAATATTCCTCGTTCCAGATTTTTAGATGCTCAAATG GGCGCAAGATTGAAAAGTTGGTCATACCTCAATGATGTGCACAAAAGATACCAAACTTCTTTTAATACCTTGGTAGGACATGCAAACCACAAGGTGTTACCTGTGCTATCTCCTCATCAGTTACTACTT GCTAAAACTACTGGTTATATTCTGCTTCTGGTTCCTGTTGTAGCAGTTTGCATCAGATACGTAATCCACGTGTTTCATGCCAATTTCACAAACTGGAAGCGTCAAGGCTTAAATCAACCAAAGGGGCATAACTTTGGATCCAGAAGTATTCGCTGGAAAACTGCTCTTAGGGACATAAGGGAACCAGAAGGGCCAGAAGCTTCGGATTCGGAGGTGAACCAAGAATATGAG AGTCCACAAGAAGAAGATCAATCTGAAGTCCTTCCATTTGAGGGAACCTCGCATGACTATACACATCTTGAACCTGCCTATCAGAAATTCCTTTTGGAATGTGGAATAAGTGAATCTGGATATTGgcgtggaggttcgtctaaataG
- the LOC113356027 gene encoding ras-related protein RABD1-like isoform X2 → MSNEYFYFDSDYLFKLLLIGDSSVGKSCLLLRFSDDSFVESHISTIGVDFKISTLELEGKTVKLQIWDTAGQERFRTITSSYYRGAHGIIIVYDVTEKESFDNVKQWLSEIDRYANDTVCKLLVGNKCDLVEEKVVETETAKAFAEKLGISFLETSAKDSINVEQIFSTMAAEIKKRIGNQQPTGPTSNKKVAKAVQMKGQPIQPRSNCCG, encoded by the exons ATGAGCAACGAATA TTTTTATTTTGACAGTGATTACTTGTTCAAGCTTTTGTTAATCGGAGATTCTTCTGTTGGAAAATCATGTCTACTTCTCAGATTTTCT GATGattcttttgttgagagtcatatcagTACAATCGGAGTCGATTTT AAAATCTCTACATTAGAGCTTGAGGGAAAGACTGTCAAGTTACAGATC TGGGATACAGCAGGACAAGAGAGATTCAGGACTATAACCAGCAGTTATTATCGAGGGGCTCATGGAATCATT ATCGTATATGATGTCACTGAGAAGGAGAGCTTTGACAATGTAAAGCAGTGGTTAAGTGAGATTGATCGATATGCAAACGATACTGTGTGCAAACTTTTGGTTGGAAACAAATGCGATTTGGTAGAAGAAAAAGTGGTGGAAACGGAAACTGCAAAG GCATTCGCAGAGAAGCTTGGCATCTCTTTTCTTGAAACTAGTGCCAAGGATTCTATTAATGTGGAACAGATTTTCTCAACTATGGCTGCTGAAATTAAAAAAAG AATTGGAAACCAGCAGCCAACCGGCCCAACCTCTAACAAGAAAGTGGCAAAAGCTGTGCAGATGAAGGGGCAGCCTATTCAGCCCAGAAGCAATTGCTGTGGTTAG
- the LOC113356027 gene encoding ras-related protein RABD1-like isoform X4 — MSNEYISFYFDSDYLFKLLLIGDSSVGKSCLLLRFSDDSFVESHISTIGVDFKISTLELEGKTVKLQIWDTAGQERFRTITSSYYRGAHGIIESFDNVKQWLSEIDRYANDTVCKLLVGNKCDLVEEKVVETETAKAFAEKLGISFLETSAKDSINVEQIFSTMAAEIKKRIGNQQPTGPTSNKKVAKAVQMKGQPIQPRSNCCG, encoded by the exons ATGAGCAACGAATA TATAAGTTTTTATTTTGACAGTGATTACTTGTTCAAGCTTTTGTTAATCGGAGATTCTTCTGTTGGAAAATCATGTCTACTTCTCAGATTTTCT GATGattcttttgttgagagtcatatcagTACAATCGGAGTCGATTTT AAAATCTCTACATTAGAGCTTGAGGGAAAGACTGTCAAGTTACAGATC TGGGATACAGCAGGACAAGAGAGATTCAGGACTATAACCAGCAGTTATTATCGAGGGGCTCATGGAATCATT GAGAGCTTTGACAATGTAAAGCAGTGGTTAAGTGAGATTGATCGATATGCAAACGATACTGTGTGCAAACTTTTGGTTGGAAACAAATGCGATTTGGTAGAAGAAAAAGTGGTGGAAACGGAAACTGCAAAG GCATTCGCAGAGAAGCTTGGCATCTCTTTTCTTGAAACTAGTGCCAAGGATTCTATTAATGTGGAACAGATTTTCTCAACTATGGCTGCTGAAATTAAAAAAAG AATTGGAAACCAGCAGCCAACCGGCCCAACCTCTAACAAGAAAGTGGCAAAAGCTGTGCAGATGAAGGGGCAGCCTATTCAGCCCAGAAGCAATTGCTGTGGTTAG
- the LOC113356027 gene encoding ras-related protein RABD1-like isoform X1 gives MSNEYISFYFDSDYLFKLLLIGDSSVGKSCLLLRFSDDSFVESHISTIGVDFKISTLELEGKTVKLQIWDTAGQERFRTITSSYYRGAHGIIIVYDVTEKESFDNVKQWLSEIDRYANDTVCKLLVGNKCDLVEEKVVETETAKAFAEKLGISFLETSAKDSINVEQIFSTMAAEIKKRIGNQQPTGPTSNKKVAKAVQMKGQPIQPRSNCCG, from the exons ATGAGCAACGAATA TATAAGTTTTTATTTTGACAGTGATTACTTGTTCAAGCTTTTGTTAATCGGAGATTCTTCTGTTGGAAAATCATGTCTACTTCTCAGATTTTCT GATGattcttttgttgagagtcatatcagTACAATCGGAGTCGATTTT AAAATCTCTACATTAGAGCTTGAGGGAAAGACTGTCAAGTTACAGATC TGGGATACAGCAGGACAAGAGAGATTCAGGACTATAACCAGCAGTTATTATCGAGGGGCTCATGGAATCATT ATCGTATATGATGTCACTGAGAAGGAGAGCTTTGACAATGTAAAGCAGTGGTTAAGTGAGATTGATCGATATGCAAACGATACTGTGTGCAAACTTTTGGTTGGAAACAAATGCGATTTGGTAGAAGAAAAAGTGGTGGAAACGGAAACTGCAAAG GCATTCGCAGAGAAGCTTGGCATCTCTTTTCTTGAAACTAGTGCCAAGGATTCTATTAATGTGGAACAGATTTTCTCAACTATGGCTGCTGAAATTAAAAAAAG AATTGGAAACCAGCAGCCAACCGGCCCAACCTCTAACAAGAAAGTGGCAAAAGCTGTGCAGATGAAGGGGCAGCCTATTCAGCCCAGAAGCAATTGCTGTGGTTAG